One genomic window of Salvia miltiorrhiza cultivar Shanhuang (shh) chromosome 4, IMPLAD_Smil_shh, whole genome shotgun sequence includes the following:
- the LOC131023835 gene encoding zinc finger CCCH domain-containing protein 14-like: MQREDISYDSLIATSAGDKSAAASLLFSYSNPFLSPTSPTYVNSDASFYSSLFQNYSSNSASDTASFDGSDTDRRLQDASCVMEYQQLYNRYTLCLAQLHDSIEEADALRRDNESLRLSNADLSHRIALLFSRDRLLSDFNRLNVASPSVAVPRAAHLTATQPLAEHNRVERRNTERVTLPKSISVRTSGYLKMTRPGRDTAGDKAVSQPTAALREQQRVYVGGSTKENGEELDVYNQGMTKTELCNKWQETGACPYGENCQFAHGINELRPVIRHPRYKTEVCRMVLAGDVCPYGHRCHFRHSLTEQERLMAVQPPPR, encoded by the exons atgcaGAGAGAGGATATTTCATATGATTCTCTTATCGCCACCTCCGCAGGAGATAAATCCGCGGCGGCGTCACTGCTTTTCTCCTACAGCAATCCGTTCCTTTCCCCAACGTCACCAACCTACGTGAACTCCGACGCCTCCTTCTATTCCTCGCTCTTTCAGAACTACTCATCAAACTCTGCCTCCGATACCGCCTCTTTCGATGGCAGCGACACCGATCGCCGCCTCCAGGATGCGAGCTGCGTCATGGAGTATCAGCAGCTCTACAATCGGTACACGCTCTGTCTCGCTCAGCTCCATGATTCGATCGAAGAGGCCGACGCCCTCCGCCGCGACAACGAATCTCTCCGCCTCTCCAATGCAGATCTATCCCACCGCATTGCCTTGCTATTCTCGCGCGATCGCCTCTTATCAGATTTCAACCGCCTCAACGTCGCTTCTCCCTCGGTCGCCGTGCCGCGCGCCGCTCATCTCACCGCAACTCAGCCTCTTGCCGAACACAATCGTGTCGAGCGAAGGAACACCGAAAGAGTCACGCTTCCAAAGAGCATTTCTGTGCGCACTAGCGGTTATCTGAAGATGACTCGGCCTGGTCGAGACACAGCTGGCGACAAAGCAGTGAGTCAACCCACTGCTGCATTG CGTGAGCAGCAAAGAGTGTATGTAGGTGGGTCCACAAAGGAAAATGGCGAGGAGCTGGATGTGTACAACCAAGGAATGACGAAAACGGAGCTTTGTAACAAGTGGCAGGAGACGGGGGCCTGCCCGTACGGAGAGAACTGCCAATTCGCGCATGGGATCAATGAGCTGCGGCCGGTGATAAGGCACCCGCGCTACAAGACTGAGGTCTGCCGCATGGTGCTGGCCGGAGACGTCTGTCCCTACGGCCATCGCTGCCACTTCCGCCACTCTCTCACCGAGCAGGAGCGCCTCATGGCCGTGCAACCACCTCCGCGTTGA
- the LOC131023523 gene encoding uncharacterized protein LOC131023523, translating to MIRFCDDWEFESAAITTEVPTSLLNSLQGNPTFTVPPGFQAISATPTTGLNVNAQRFALVTPGSNLPNLAPTSGGGSLNFGLAEQMMALLSYANMRQTLGTPMLSVIPTVATPVGAANPQGTEAPPPAAQEANMLTINKQAVMPGEMQGNAADREIARPEGSRVRLNSVVRKEREERPKEKERLKNQVSQLKHQFENLEESLREKSRRDDKEQRSERSYRAEKSHRPEKSRYTERAEERELEYSSGRPGHRAHKRHGHDAPRDRREQGRYKEDKRAKTSRFHSISNRSPFSDNILADTLPRSYKPISLDYDGTTDPEVHLNRFEGLVTLHMYTEGIKCRIFSTTLTGPAQLWFGTLAPNSIHSFEDLQTRFLRQFASSRRVGKSALSLMDIKQDQNETLREYTARFNLAALEVPEAKSQIKNCAYVRGLKSGLFFDELQIRPARDFDDIMARLPGYLQLEDAKMARKTENDKHKAKRAEEAPERQRHQDRAPFRGLPPRVLPPQGGMPPQQQRTVNEVTRFTEYTPLNKPQEEIFHLVKDQPFFRAPGTYRDGPPQEGPNNKLEGPERQAPPPPYRREVHMICGENGTPTSNRAKKQVVRAVKSGYYHKQVMEVTSAAEEPMITFGAEDLRTLMYSHVDALVIMADIAGCIVHRVFVDSGSAVNILYWECLQNMGIDVHIEPTNAPLFGFGGEMVMPLGYVELPLNLGTTAANSKTRMVRFLVVDIPKPSYNVILGRPALMAFRAQDRKGKE from the exons ATGATCCGTTTCTGTGATGATTGG gagttcgaGTCTGCTGCTATCACTACCGAGGTGCCTACCTCACTACTCAACAGCCTTCAGGGTAACCCCACCTTCACTGTGCCACCGGGttttcaggctatctcagccactCCGACAACAGGGTTGAACGTCAACGCCCAGAGGTTTGCTCTGGTAACACCGGGCtcgaatctgccaaacttggcCCCCACGTCTGGAGGGGGATCGCTTAACTTCGGGCTagcagagcaaatgatggcttTACTCAGCTATGCTAATATGCGTCAGACATTGGGAACTCCGATGCTGTCTGTCATCCCCACTGTAGCTACCCCGGTTGGAGCGGCCAacccgcagggcactgaggccccacctcccgctgctcaggaggcaaaCATGCTgacaatcaacaaacaggctgtgaTGCCTGGGGAAATGCAAGGGAACGCTGCTGACAGAGAAATAgccagaccagaggggagccgtgttAGGCTCAACAGTGTTGTTAggaaggagagg gaagagagaccgaagGAGAAGGAACGGTTGAAAAACCAAGTGTCGCAGCTGAAACACCAATTCGAGAATCTGGAAGAATcgttgagggagaaatcccggagggacGACAAGGAACAGAGATCAGAGCGGTCgtacagagcagagaagtcccaCCGCCCAGAGAAATCAAGGTACACCGAAAGAGCAGAAGAAAGAGagctggagtattcctctggcaggccaggGCATAGGGCTCACAAGCGTCACGGCCATGACGCGccaagggacagaagggagcagggaagATACAAGGAGGACAAAAGGGCCAAGACTTCAAGGTTTCATTCCATCAGcaaccgtagtcctttctctgatAATATTCTGGCAGATACCCTACCCAGAAGCTACAAACCTATTTCtctggattatgatggcaccaCGGATCCAGAGGTCCACCTCAATCGGTTCGAGGGGTTGGTCACACTGCATATGTatactgagggcatcaagtgccgcatcttctccactactctcACTGGACCAGCCCAGCTATGGTTCGGAACGCTCGCTCCCAATTCTATTCACTCCTTTGAGGATTTACAGACTCGCTTCTTACGCCAGTTCGCAAGCTCGCGAAGGGtggggaagtcagctctgtcgttGATGGATATCAAACAGGACCAAAATGAAACATTGAGAGAATATACTGCCAGATTTAACTtagccgctctggaggtgccagaggcgaAATCTCAAATTAAGAATTGTGCCTACGTCAGAGGGCTCAAGTCGGGGCTCTTCTTTGACGAGTTACAGATCCGACCTGCAAGGGATTTTGACgacattatggcaaggttgccaggcTATCTACAGTTGGAAGACGCCAAGATGGCGAGAAAAACGGAAAACGATAAACATAAAGCTAAAAGAGCTGAGGAAGCCCCAGAGAGACAGAGACACCAGGATAGAGCACCATTCAGAGGATTACCTCCGAGGGTACTGCCACCCCAAGGAGGAATGCCGCCCCAGCAGCAACGTACCGTGAACGAAGTTACGCGGTTTACTGAATACACGCCTTTAAATAAACCACAGGAGGAAATCTTTCATTTGGTAAAGGATCAACCATTTtttcgggcaccgggaacctatcgggatgggccgccacaggaggggcCTAATAATAAGCT GGAAGGGCCAGAAAGACAAGCACCTCCTCCCCCGTATCGGAGGGAAGTTCATATGATTTGTGGAGAGAATGGgacgcccacatcaaatagggctaagaAACAAGTGGTCAGAGCAGTGAAGTCAGGATACTACCACAAGCAAGTTATGGAGGTTACAAGCGCGGCAGAAGAGCCGATGATCACCTTTGGGGCAGAAGATCTACGTACACTAATGTACTCGCATGTTGATGCGCTGGTTATTATGGCGGATATTGCCGGCTGTATCGTTCACCGTGTTTTCGTAGACTCGGGCAGCGCGGTGAATATTTTATATTGGGAGTGCCTTCAAAACATGGGAATCGACGTTCATATTGAGCCAACGAATGCCCCTTTGTTTGGGTTCGGaggagaaatggtcatgcctcTGGGTTATGTGGAGTTACCGTTAAATCTCGGCACTACAGCTGCTAATAGCAAAACTAGGATGGTACGGTTTTTGGTGGTTGATATACCAAAGCCCTCCTACAATGTGATACTTGGCCGGCCTGCATTAATGGCGTTTAGGGCG CAggacagaaaagggaaagaatgA